A window of Eretmochelys imbricata isolate rEreImb1 chromosome 25, rEreImb1.hap1, whole genome shotgun sequence contains these coding sequences:
- the LSM4 gene encoding U6 snRNA-associated Sm-like protein LSm4, producing MLPLSLLKTAQNHPMLVELKNGETYNGHLVSCDNWMNINLREVICTSRDGDKFWRMPECYIRGSTIKYLRIPDEIIDMVKEEVVSKGRGRGGMQQQKQQKGRGGGGAGRGVFGGRGRGIPGSGRGQQEKKPGRQSAKQ from the exons ATg CTTCCTTTATCCCTGTTGAAGACTGCGCAGAACCACCCTATG TTGGTGGAATTGAAAAATGGTGAAACGTACAATGGTCACCTAGTGAGTTGCGATAACTGGATGAACATCAACCTAAGAGAAGTCATCTGCACATCAAGG GACGGAGACAAATTCTGGAGAATGCCAGAGTGTTACATTCGCGGCAGCACAATTAAATATTTGCGTATCCCAGATGAAATCATTGACATGGTGAAGGAGGAGGTGGTGTCAAAGGGCAGAGGCCGTGGtggcatgcagcagcagaaacaacaGAAAGGCCGAGGAGGTGGAGGTGCTGGGCGAG GAGTGTTTGGTGGTCGTGGCCGAGGGATACCAGGGAGTGGAAGAGGGCAGCAGGAAAAGAAGCCAGGCAGGCAATCTGCAAAGCAATGA